The window TTCACGGAAGGGGCGCTGCGGGAGATCGCGCGGCAAGCGATGAAACGCAATACCGGCGCGCGGGCCCTGAGGGCGATCATCGAGAACCTGATGCTCGACCCGATGTTCGAGTTGCCGAACCGGCCGAAAGGCTTCCGCTACACGGTGACCGAGGCGGTCGTGCGCGGCGAAGCAAACCTCCTGGCGGAAGGCAAACCGCTCCGCGAAAGCGCGTAAG of the Planctomycetota bacterium genome contains:
- a CDS encoding ATP-dependent Clp protease ATP-binding subunit ClpX; its protein translation is FTEGALREIARQAMKRNTGARALRAIIENLMLDPMFELPNRPKGFRYTVTEAVVRGEANLLAEGKPLRESA